In Malania oleifera isolate guangnan ecotype guangnan chromosome 8, ASM2987363v1, whole genome shotgun sequence, a single window of DNA contains:
- the LOC131163005 gene encoding deoxyuridine 5'-triphosphate nucleotidohydrolase gives MILQQSPMARYTLFKPWPSPSRSFTSHFCKYPFRCFSFPRVFTMAQEEPQTKSPEVKEPSPKIQKLDHNGVSEVARCPLPLLQVKKLSETAVLPSRASPLSAGYDLSSAKEMKVPARGKALVPTDLSIAIPEGTYARVAPRSGLALKHSIDVGAGVIDADYRGPVGVLLFNHSDVDFEVKAGDRIAQLIIEVIVTPDVKEVEELDTTERGVGGFGSTGV, from the exons ATGATTTTGCAACAGTCACCGATGGCGCGTTACACTCTATTTAAGCCATGGCCATCGCCCTCTCGCTCCTTCACATCTCACTTCTGCAAATACCCATTTCGTTGTTTTTCGTTCCCTCGAGTTTTCACGATGGCCCAAGAAGAACCACAAACCAAGAGCCCCGAAGTCAAAGAGCCTAGCCCGAAGATTCAGAAACTCGACCACAATGGCGTATCTGAAGTTGCTCGATGCCCTCTTCCTCTTCTGCAGGTGAAAAAGCTGTCTGAAACCGCCGTGTTGCCTTCTAGGGCGTCTCCTCTGTCAGCTGGCTACGACCTCTCCAG CGCAAAGGAGATGAAAGTTCCAGCTAGAGGCAAAGCTCTGGTTCCAACAGACCTAAGCATCGCAATACCAGAAGGAACCTATGCTCGCGTTG CGCCTCGATCCGGGCTGGCGTTGAAGCATTCTATCGACGTGGGTGCGGGTGTGATCGACGCTGACTACAGGGGCCCTGTCGGTGTGCTCTTGTTCAACCATTCGGATGTCGATTTTGAGGTAAAAGCCGGCGACAGGATCGCACAGCTGATTATCGAGGTCATCGTGACACCCGATGTCAAGGAGGTTGAGGAGTTGGACACAACCGAGAGAGGCGTCGGGGGGTTCGGATCCACCGGCGTATGA